The following coding sequences lie in one Nycticebus coucang isolate mNycCou1 chromosome 18, mNycCou1.pri, whole genome shotgun sequence genomic window:
- the MAP3K14 gene encoding mitogen-activated protein kinase kinase kinase 14, translated as MAVMEMACPSAPGSAVGQQKELAKAKEKTQPMGKKQSSVYKCEVVEKSHMFCGKWEILNDVITKGTAKEGSEGGPAAISIIAQAECENSQEFSPTFSERIFIAGSKQYSQSEGLDQIPNNVAHATEGKMARVCWKGKRHSKTRKKRKKKSSKSLAHTGVALAKPLPRTPEQESCTIPVQEDESLLGTPYIRNNPQFTKPLKEPGLGQLSFKQFGGGLRPALPRSELHKLISPLQCLNHVWKLHYPQDGGPLPQPAYPFPYSRLPHPFPFHPLQPWKPHPLESFFLGKLACVDSQQPLPGPHLSKLACIDSQQPLPGPHLSKLACVDSQKPLPGPHLSKLACVDSQKPLPGPHLSKLACIDSQKPLPDPYLEPSYLSRGTREKFSVEEYLVHALQGSVSSGHAQSLASLAKTWSAGGSRPRESSPETEDSEGVLLTEKLKPVDYEYREEVHWAMHQPCLGRGSFGEVHRMEDKQTGFQCAVKKVRVEVFRAEELMVCAGLTSPRIVPLYGAVKEGPWVNIFMELLEGGSLGQLIKQKGCLPEDRALYYLGQALEGLQYLHTRRILHGDVKADNMLLSSDGSRAALCDFGHAMCLQPDGLGKTLITGDYIPGTETHMAPEVVLGKPCDAKVDIWSSCCMMLHMLNGCHPWTQYFRGPLCLKIASEPPPVREIPPSCAPLTAQAIQEGLRKEPIHRASAVELGEKVSQALQQVGGLKSPWRGEYKEPRHPPPNQAIQHQTLHAQPREISPGHTGPQPAEDATARAPQLQPPLPPDPPEPNKSPTLPLSKEESGMWEPLPLSSLDPALARNPSSPERRAAFPEQELQQLEIELFLNSLSQPFSLEEQEQILSCLSIDSLSLSDDSEKNPSKASQSSRDTLSSGVHSWSSQAEARSSSWNMVLARGRPTDTPSYFNGVKVQIQSLNGEHLHIREFHRVKVGDIATGISSQIPAPAFSLVTKDGEPVRYDMEVPDSGIDLQCTLAPDGSFAWSWRVKHGQLENRP; from the exons ATGGCAGTGATGGAAATGGCCTGCCCAAGTGCCCCTGGCTCGGCAGTTGGGCAGCAGAAGGAGCTGGCTAAAGCCAAGGAGAAGACACAGCCAATGGGGAAGAAGCAAAGTTCTGTCTACAAGTGTGAGGTCGTGGAGAAGAGCCACATGTTCTGTGGGAAGTGGGAGATCCTGAACGACGTGATTACCAAAGGCACAGCCAAGGAAGGCTCCGAGGGAGGCCCGGCTGCCATCTCCATCATCGCCCAGGCCGAAT GTGAGAATAGCCAAGAGTTCAGCCCCACCTTTTCAGAACGAATTTTCATTGCTGGGTCGAAACAGTACAG CCAGTCCGAAGGCCTCGATCAAATTCCCAACAATGTGGCCCATGCAACCGAGGGTAAAATGGCCCGTGTGTGTTGGAAGGGAAAGCGGCACAGCAAAACccggaagaaaaggaagaagaagagctcAAAGTCCCTGGCTCATACAGGAGTGGCCTTGGCCAAACCCCTCCCCAGAACCCCTGAGCAAGAGAGCTGCACCATCCCAGTGCAG GAGGATGAGTCACTACTAGGCACCCCATATATTAGAAATAATCCCCAGTTCACCAAGCCTCTGAAGGAACCAGGCCTTGGCCAGCTCAGTTTTaagcagtttggcgggggcctaCGACCAGCACTGCCTCGATCGGAACTTCACAAACTGATCAGCCCCTTGCAATGTCTGAACCATGTGTGGAAACTCCACTATCCTCAGGACGGAGgccccctgccccagcctgctTATCCATTCCCCTACAGCAGACTGCCCCACCCTTTCCCGTTTCACCCTCTCCAGCCCTGGAAACCTCACCCCCTTGAGTCCTTCTTCCTGGGCAAACTGGCCTGTGTGGATAGCCAGCAGCCCCTGCCTGGCCCACACCTGAGCAAACTGGCCTGTATAGATAGCCAGCAGCCCCTGCCTGGCCCACACCTGAGCAAACTGGCCTGTGTAGACAGTCAGAAACCCCTGCCTGGTCCACACCTGAGCAAACTGGCCTGTGTAGACAGTCAGAAGCCCCTACCTGGCCCTCACCTGAGCAAACTGGCCTGTATAGACAGTCAGAAGCCCCTGCCTGACCCATACCTGGAGCCCAGCTATCTGTCTCGTGGCACCCGTGAGAAGTTTTCCGTGGAGGAATACCTGGTACATGCTCTCCAAGGCAGTGTGAGCTCAGGCCACGCCCAGAGCCTGGCCAGCCTGGCCAAGACCTGGTCAGCAGGGGGCTCCAGGCCGCGGGAGTCCAGCCCTGAAACTGAGGACAGCGAGGGCGTCCTGCTTACTGAG AAACTCAAGCCAGTGGATTATGAGTACCGAGAAGAAGTCCACTGGGCCATGCACCAGCCCTGCCTGGGTAGAGGCTCCTTCGGAGAGGTACACAGGATGGAAGACAAGCAAACTGGCTTCCAGTGTGCTGTCAAAAAG GTACGGGTTGAAGTGTTTCGCGCAGAGGAGTTGATGGTATGTGCAGGGTTGACCTCACCCAGAATTGTCCCTTTGTATGGAGCTGTGAAGGAAGGTCCTTGGGTTAACATCTTCATGGAGCTGCTAGAAG GTGGCTCACTGGGCCAGCTGATAAAGCAGAAGGGCTGTCTGCCGGAGGACCGAGCTCTTTACTACCTGGGCCAGGCCCTGGAGGGACTGCAGTACCTCCACACACGAAGAATTCTGCATGGAGATGTCAAAG CTGACAACATGCTCCTGTCCAGCGACGGGAGCCGTGCAGCCCTCTGCGACTTTGGCCATGCCATGTGCCTTCAACCTGATGGCCTGGGGAAGACCTTGATCACAG GGGACTATATCCCCGGCACGGAGACACACATGGCTCCCGAGGTGGTACTGGGCAAGCCCTGCGATGCCAAGGTGGACATCTGGAGCAGCTGCTGCATGATGCTGCACATGCTCAACGGCTGCCACCCTTGGACACAGTACTTCCGGGGGCCGCTCTGCCTCAAG ATAGCCAGTGAGCCTCCGCCTGTGAGGGAGATCCCACCCTCCTGCGCCCCTCTCACCGCCCAGGCCATCCAAGAGGGGCTGAGGAAAGAGCCCATCCACCGGGCATCTGCAGTGGAGCTGGGGGAGAAGGTCAGCCAGGCGCTGCAGCAAG TGGGAGGTCTGAAGAGCCCTTGGAGGGGAGAATATAAAGAACCAAGACACCCACCACCAAACCAAGCCATTCAACACCAGACCCTACATGCCCAGCCAAGGGAGATCTCACCAGGGCACACAGGGCCCCAGCCAGCTGAAGACGCAACAGCCAGGGCCCCTCAGCTTCAGCCTCCTCTGCCACCAGATCCCCCAGAGCCGAACAAGTCTCCAACCTTGCCCTTGAGCAAGGAGGAGTCTGGGATGTGGGAACCCTTGCCTCTGTCGTCCCTGGACCCAGCCCTTGCCAGAAACCCCAGCTCGCCAGAGCGGAGAGCAGCCTTCCCTGAGCAAGAGCTGCAGCAACTGGAAATAG AATTATTCCTGAACAGCCTGTCCCAGCCATTTTCTCTGGAGGAGCAGGAGCAGATTCTTTCCTGCCTCAGCATCGACAGCCTCTCCTTGTCAGATGATAGTGAGAAG AACCCATCAAAGGCCTCACAGAGCTCAAGGGACACACTGAGTTCCGGGGTACACTCCTGGAGCAGCCAAGCAGAGGCTCGGAGCTCTAGCTGGAACATGGTGCTGGCCCGAGGACGGCCCACTGACACCCCAAGCTACTTCAATG GCGTGAAAGTCCAAATACAGTCTCTCAATGGTGAGCACCTGCACATCCGAGAGTTCCACCGGGTCAAGGTGGGAGACATCGCAACTGGCATCAGCAGCCAG ATCCCAGCTCCAGCCTTTAGCTTGGTGACCAAAGATGGGGAGCCTGTTCGCTATGACATGGAGGTGCCAGACTCGGGCATTGACCTGCAGTGCACCCTGGCCCCCGATGGCAGCTTCGCCTGGAGCTGGAGAGTCAAGCACGGCCAGCTGGAGAATAGGCCCTAG